One Kaistella polysaccharea DNA segment encodes these proteins:
- a CDS encoding aminotransferase class I/II-fold pyridoxal phosphate-dependent enzyme — protein MTDIFQRLRENPGPLGQFADYAEGYFVFPKLEGPIGPRMRFQGREVIFWSANDYLGLCNHPEVLEADAKAAAEYGMFYPMGARAMSGETEQHQQLERELAEFVEKEAAYLLNFGYQGMVSTIDALVGRHDVIVYDSDSHACIVDGVRLHMGKSFTYKHNDIASLEKNLVRATKVAEEQGGGILVITEGVFGMRGMQGKIKEICDLKSKFDFRILVDDAHGFGTLGKTGAGAGEEQGCQDQIDVYFSTFAKSMAGFGAFIAGDADIIRILKYNLRSQVFAKSLTMPMVIGGLKRLELLRSKPEIKAKLWENVHKLQNGLKERGFNLGGSNTCVTPVMMEGSTVEATLLSRDLRENFGIFTSVVIYPVIPKGMILLRLIPTASHTDSEINETLAAFEAIHEKLVSGFYKKQEQKLLEEQNLQFKSS, from the coding sequence ATGACAGATATTTTCCAACGTCTTAGAGAAAATCCAGGTCCTTTGGGCCAGTTTGCAGACTATGCAGAAGGATATTTCGTTTTCCCGAAATTAGAAGGTCCAATTGGGCCAAGAATGAGGTTTCAGGGACGAGAAGTTATTTTTTGGAGTGCAAATGATTATTTAGGACTTTGCAACCACCCAGAAGTTTTAGAAGCTGATGCAAAAGCAGCCGCAGAATACGGAATGTTTTACCCAATGGGAGCCCGGGCAATGTCTGGCGAAACTGAACAGCACCAACAATTAGAAAGAGAACTTGCAGAATTCGTGGAGAAAGAAGCGGCCTATCTTTTAAATTTTGGCTATCAGGGAATGGTTTCAACCATTGATGCTTTGGTTGGCAGACACGATGTGATCGTTTATGATTCAGATTCCCACGCTTGTATTGTTGATGGAGTTCGTCTTCACATGGGCAAAAGCTTTACGTATAAACACAATGATATCGCTAGCTTAGAGAAAAATCTTGTTCGCGCAACGAAAGTCGCTGAAGAGCAAGGTGGAGGTATTTTGGTCATTACAGAAGGTGTTTTCGGAATGCGTGGAATGCAGGGAAAAATTAAAGAAATCTGCGATTTAAAATCCAAGTTTGATTTCCGAATTCTAGTTGATGATGCACATGGATTCGGAACTTTAGGTAAAACCGGTGCAGGCGCTGGTGAAGAGCAAGGATGTCAGGATCAGATCGACGTTTACTTTTCCACTTTCGCCAAATCAATGGCAGGTTTTGGAGCATTTATCGCGGGAGATGCTGATATTATCAGAATCTTAAAATACAATTTACGTTCGCAAGTTTTCGCAAAATCTTTAACAATGCCAATGGTAATCGGAGGTTTAAAAAGATTAGAATTGTTACGTTCAAAACCAGAAATTAAAGCTAAGCTTTGGGAAAATGTACACAAATTGCAGAATGGATTGAAAGAAAGAGGTTTTAATTTAGGCGGATCTAATACTTGCGTAACACCAGTTATGATGGAAGGTTCAACTGTAGAAGCTACCCTACTTTCCAGAGATCTAAGAGAAAATTTTGGAATATTTACTTCTGTGGTAATTTATCCCGTCATTCCAAAAGGAATGATTTTATTGCGTTTAATTCCTACAGCTTCACATACCGATTCCGAAATTAATGAAACCCTCGCTGCATTTGAGGCGATTCACGAAAAGTTAGTTTCTGGATTTTACAAAAAACAAGAGCAGAAATTATTAGAAGAACAAAATCTTCAATTTAAAAGCAGCTAA
- a CDS encoding PLP-dependent cysteine synthase family protein, producing the protein MTNVYDNILGLIGNTPLVRLNEVTKDIPATVYAKLESYNPGHSTKDRIAIHIIEAAEKKGLLIPGSTVVETTSGNTGFSIAMVCIIKGYKCILAVSDKTKKEKITYLKALGATVYICPANVAADDPRSYYEVARRISEETPNSIYINQYFNELNIDAHYQTTGPEIWKQTEGKVTHLIACTGTGGTLSGSAKFLKEKNPNIKIIGVDASGSILKGFHETGEIHKEEIHPYQIEGMGKNLIPAALLFDKIDEFVRVNDEMSAYRTREIALKEAIMGGYTSGAVTQGLIQYANSHEFKKDDVVVAIFPDHGSRYITKVYSDEWMAEQGFVNNCVHNYEEVYKTEIVK; encoded by the coding sequence ATGACTAATGTTTACGATAATATTCTGGGTTTAATCGGTAACACTCCTTTAGTACGGCTAAATGAAGTTACTAAGGATATTCCGGCCACTGTTTATGCCAAATTAGAATCTTACAACCCAGGCCATTCTACCAAAGACAGAATTGCGATTCACATTATTGAAGCGGCCGAGAAAAAAGGGCTTTTAATACCTGGTTCTACTGTTGTTGAAACGACTTCTGGCAACACAGGATTTTCCATAGCGATGGTTTGTATTATTAAAGGATATAAATGCATTCTTGCAGTAAGTGACAAAACAAAAAAGGAAAAAATCACCTATTTGAAGGCATTAGGTGCAACGGTTTATATTTGTCCGGCAAATGTTGCGGCAGATGATCCCCGATCCTATTACGAGGTAGCCCGAAGAATTTCAGAGGAAACACCGAACTCTATTTATATCAACCAGTATTTTAACGAGTTGAATATTGACGCTCATTATCAGACGACTGGTCCCGAAATTTGGAAACAAACTGAAGGTAAAGTTACACATTTGATCGCCTGTACGGGAACTGGTGGAACGCTTTCTGGATCTGCTAAATTTTTAAAGGAGAAAAATCCAAATATTAAAATCATTGGTGTTGATGCCTCTGGTTCAATTTTAAAAGGTTTTCACGAAACAGGTGAAATTCATAAAGAAGAAATTCATCCTTATCAAATAGAAGGAATGGGAAAAAATTTAATTCCCGCTGCTTTATTGTTTGATAAAATTGATGAATTTGTACGCGTAAATGATGAAATGTCTGCGTATCGTACAAGAGAAATTGCCTTAAAAGAAGCAATTATGGGAGGTTATACTTCTGGTGCCGTTACACAAGGCCTTATACAATATGCAAATTCACATGAATTTAAAAAAGATGATGTCGTGGTAGCTATTTTTCCCGATCATGGTTCAAGATATATTACTAAAGTTTACAGTGATGAATGGATGGCTGAGCAGGGTTTTGTAAACAACTGTGTGCACAATTATGAAGAAGTGTACAAGACAGAAATTGTTAAATAA
- a CDS encoding glycosyltransferase family 117 protein gives MKNWSFKQWNTILGWVVFTIAFLTYLSTIEPNFSFWDTGEYISSAVKLEVTHAPGAALFQIVGAVAAMFAFGNVENYSVVINAMSALFSAFTILFLFWIITHLVRRLLHKDFNEVTKHQEISILFAGVIGALAFTFSDTFWFSAVEGEVYSMASMFIALLLWLITKWENEYLETDNERWIILIFFVIGLSVGVHMMGMLAIPAICFIYYSRNYEFSWKSFIWANLITLLILAIVFKGIFPLIMTLFGRLEIFAVNGIGLPFHSGTIVAFILLISVFYFGLKYARRSKKNIYQTIALSVIYMMIGFSCWMVIPIRATANPPMNLNNPDNAIGMLDYYNREQYGDWPTSYGQNYTAYLDANGIQKNEDGSWKTSKTGDVYEKDETAGTYRKVGERFNLVFSKDHVSFLPRMFNEDKGVMQNYISMYGAPDFSFNYNNEDVADSPEARQIFDDLRKKYEDGSIKADDYLQVKPYNLINVQRPSLGQNLDYFFTFQNGYYFVRYLMWNFVGRQNDLEGNMENNRGNWISGISFIDNALYGDQSKMPSKFKNESTVAFFFLPLLLGIIGFFFQLNRDFGRFYAILSLFVITSIGIIFYTGVKPFEVRERDYAMVGSFFAFSIWIGLGAGGILWYLQEKVKSNALNIGAGVILLGVPLMMGFQNYNVHDRSGRYAAYDYAYSTLKSLPKNDILFVYGDNDTYPIWGMQETSGLRDDVKVVNFTLLSTPWNIDQVKRRTYNSMPVPSVLKHEDYRDGTNDQIFLMSPKDWENIFANLKEKGAPEAAFAEFKKYLTQDSMTVKEAINFIKIKSDNKDEILKMIFGDAKYEKFNFLPVSKFILPVNKANALKSGTIKQEDLDETVDQIAINYKSSSMFKNNLLLLDILANFDWKRPINFSSGGIYDPENIFYLSDYLQYDGFSYRLVPIKTVEREDGEIGRVDANSLYNIVKNYRWGNFKDLNVHFDETCTQNIVSYRSSASRAAEALALSGEKQKALEVLDLASREIPVQKYNDPRSLSSMVYGYIVAGQEQKGLKLAEELKKGIFSEYDYYTSLTPKEQRFAARQMRTKPMEYSLVVGAVSDAYEKIGQKNKGYDYLVKSLEPIDKKFNAFIQDLQTMGKEKAYKEAENVQQITPFYTYLFDVMNPYDSTYAKEKESQITAAIMKATQ, from the coding sequence ATGAAAAATTGGTCTTTTAAACAATGGAATACAATTCTCGGCTGGGTTGTTTTTACCATTGCATTCCTCACTTATTTATCGACTATTGAACCGAATTTCAGTTTTTGGGATACAGGTGAATATATTTCCTCGGCGGTTAAACTGGAAGTAACTCATGCGCCAGGTGCTGCACTTTTTCAAATAGTTGGCGCAGTGGCCGCCATGTTTGCTTTTGGAAATGTTGAGAATTATTCTGTCGTTATCAACGCAATGTCGGCTTTATTCAGTGCTTTTACCATTCTATTTCTATTCTGGATCATCACTCATTTAGTACGTCGTTTGCTGCATAAGGATTTTAATGAGGTGACAAAACATCAGGAAATATCAATCCTTTTTGCAGGTGTTATTGGAGCGCTTGCTTTTACATTTTCAGATACATTTTGGTTTTCAGCCGTTGAAGGAGAAGTTTATTCGATGGCGTCAATGTTTATCGCACTTTTATTATGGTTAATTACCAAATGGGAAAATGAATATTTAGAGACCGATAATGAACGTTGGATTATATTGATATTCTTCGTGATCGGTTTATCAGTCGGAGTTCACATGATGGGAATGTTGGCGATTCCCGCCATTTGCTTTATCTATTACAGTAGAAATTATGAATTTTCCTGGAAATCATTCATTTGGGCAAACTTGATCACGCTTCTTATTTTAGCCATTGTATTTAAAGGTATTTTCCCGCTCATCATGACCTTGTTTGGGCGTTTAGAAATTTTCGCGGTGAATGGGATTGGACTTCCTTTTCATTCCGGAACAATCGTAGCTTTTATACTATTGATCTCTGTCTTCTATTTTGGTTTAAAGTATGCCCGCAGAAGTAAGAAAAACATTTACCAAACCATAGCACTTTCTGTAATCTATATGATGATTGGTTTTTCTTGCTGGATGGTGATTCCAATTCGTGCAACGGCAAATCCTCCCATGAACTTAAATAATCCGGATAATGCCATCGGAATGCTTGATTATTATAATCGGGAACAATATGGCGACTGGCCCACTTCTTACGGCCAAAATTACACGGCTTATTTGGACGCCAATGGAATTCAGAAAAACGAAGATGGATCTTGGAAAACGAGTAAAACTGGCGATGTATATGAAAAAGATGAAACTGCAGGAACTTACCGAAAAGTAGGCGAGCGCTTCAATTTAGTTTTCAGCAAAGACCATGTGAGTTTTTTACCGCGGATGTTTAATGAAGATAAAGGCGTTATGCAGAACTACATTTCGATGTACGGCGCGCCTGATTTCTCTTTCAATTATAATAATGAAGATGTTGCCGACAGTCCGGAAGCCAGACAGATTTTCGATGACTTGCGGAAGAAATATGAAGATGGTAGCATTAAAGCCGATGATTATTTGCAGGTAAAACCCTATAATTTAATCAATGTTCAACGTCCTTCTTTAGGGCAAAATCTCGATTACTTTTTTACGTTTCAAAATGGCTATTACTTTGTTCGTTACCTCATGTGGAATTTTGTGGGTCGACAAAATGACCTGGAAGGAAACATGGAAAACAATCGTGGCAATTGGATCTCTGGAATTTCATTTATTGATAACGCACTTTACGGAGATCAGTCGAAGATGCCTTCAAAATTTAAAAATGAAAGTACAGTTGCATTCTTTTTCTTGCCTTTACTGTTAGGGATCATCGGTTTCTTTTTTCAACTCAATCGGGATTTTGGTCGGTTTTATGCGATTTTATCCTTGTTTGTAATCACGAGTATAGGAATTATATTTTATACGGGCGTAAAACCTTTTGAAGTCCGTGAAAGAGATTATGCGATGGTCGGGTCCTTCTTTGCCTTTTCCATATGGATTGGTTTGGGTGCCGGAGGAATCCTGTGGTATCTCCAGGAAAAGGTAAAATCTAATGCACTAAATATTGGCGCTGGGGTAATTTTACTCGGAGTTCCATTAATGATGGGCTTTCAGAATTACAATGTTCATGACCGCAGCGGTAGATATGCAGCGTATGATTATGCATATTCTACCTTAAAATCTTTACCAAAAAATGACATTCTCTTTGTTTACGGCGATAATGATACGTATCCAATTTGGGGAATGCAGGAAACTTCTGGGTTGCGAGATGATGTGAAGGTGGTCAACTTTACTTTACTTTCCACGCCTTGGAATATCGATCAGGTCAAAAGACGTACGTATAATTCTATGCCTGTTCCCTCTGTTCTGAAGCATGAAGATTATCGAGATGGCACAAACGATCAAATCTTCTTGATGTCGCCAAAAGATTGGGAAAATATTTTCGCAAATCTAAAAGAGAAAGGTGCGCCTGAGGCTGCGTTTGCTGAGTTTAAGAAATATCTTACGCAAGATTCAATGACGGTGAAAGAGGCGATCAACTTTATTAAAATTAAATCGGATAATAAAGATGAAATTTTAAAAATGATTTTTGGTGATGCGAAATATGAAAAATTCAATTTCCTACCGGTTTCTAAGTTTATTTTACCCGTTAATAAAGCGAATGCGTTAAAATCAGGAACCATTAAACAAGAAGATTTAGACGAAACGGTAGATCAAATCGCAATTAATTATAAGAGCAGCAGCATGTTCAAGAATAACTTACTTCTGCTGGATATTCTGGCGAATTTCGACTGGAAAAGACCTATTAATTTTTCTTCCGGTGGAATTTACGATCCAGAAAATATATTCTACCTGAGTGATTATTTGCAATATGACGGTTTTAGTTATCGTTTGGTTCCAATTAAAACGGTTGAACGGGAAGACGGCGAAATTGGACGAGTTGATGCGAACTCCCTTTATAATATTGTTAAAAATTACCGATGGGGAAATTTCAAAGATTTAAATGTTCATTTTGATGAAACCTGCACGCAGAATATTGTAAGTTACCGCAGTTCTGCGAGTCGTGCTGCTGAAGCTTTAGCCTTATCAGGAGAAAAACAAAAAGCGTTAGAAGTATTGGATTTAGCATCTCGCGAAATTCCTGTGCAGAAGTATAATGATCCTCGCTCATTGAGTTCTATGGTTTACGGATATATTGTAGCCGGACAGGAACAAAAAGGTCTTAAACTCGCCGAAGAACTTAAGAAGGGCATCTTCAGTGAATACGATTATTACACAAGTTTAACGCCGAAAGAGCAGCGCTTTGCAGCAAGACAAATGCGTACAAAACCTATGGAATATTCCTTGGTTGTTGGTGCCGTTTCAGATGCTTATGAAAAAATCGGACAGAAAAACAAAGGGTACGACTATCTGGTAAAATCACTGGAACCGATTGATAAAAAGTTCAACGCTTTTATTCAAGATTTGCAAACCATGGGCAAAGAAAAAGCGTATAAAGAAGCTGAAAATGTACAGCAGATTACACCTTTCTACACCTATCTTTTCGATGTTATGAATCCTTATGATTCCACTTACGCAAAGGAAAAGGAAAGTCAAATTACCGCTGCGATTATGAAAGCCACGCAATAA
- a CDS encoding DUF1697 domain-containing protein, whose translation MNYCAFLRGVNVNGTRMKMAEVCQVFERSGLQNVSYVLATGNILFSSESNPPDLKKILEEKLSKHFNYEAFLFLKSENQLTEIVNKNPFKSDENLHHYVFISDESMGIILTENFSKCLKSFNEKGFLIDGVFYWQVEKGNTLDSEFGKILGKKAFKEMLTSRNINTLEKIILKFKPI comes from the coding sequence ATGAACTATTGTGCTTTTCTACGTGGCGTAAATGTAAACGGAACCCGAATGAAAATGGCCGAAGTTTGTCAAGTTTTTGAAAGATCCGGTTTGCAAAATGTTTCTTATGTCTTAGCGACCGGAAATATTTTATTTTCGTCAGAAAGCAATCCTCCTGATTTAAAAAAAATTTTAGAAGAAAAACTCAGCAAGCATTTTAACTACGAGGCTTTTCTGTTTTTAAAAAGCGAGAATCAACTTACCGAAATAGTTAATAAAAACCCTTTTAAATCAGATGAAAATCTTCACCATTATGTTTTTATTTCCGATGAAAGTATGGGAATTATTTTGACAGAAAACTTCAGTAAATGTCTTAAAAGTTTCAATGAAAAGGGTTTTCTGATCGATGGTGTATTCTACTGGCAAGTTGAAAAGGGAAATACTTTGGATTCTGAGTTTGGTAAAATACTTGGCAAGAAGGCTTTTAAAGAAATGCTTACTTCCAGAAATATAAATACTTTAGAAAAAATAATACTGAAATTTAAACCGATTTAG
- the kdsA gene encoding 3-deoxy-8-phosphooctulonate synthase: protein MIQYLENIHHKDSKNFFLIAGPCIIEGEEMALNIAEKIVEMTNKYQIPYIFKGSFKKANRSRVDSFTTIGEEKSLEILRKVGETFNIPTTTDIHENDHAALAANYVDVLQIPAFLVRQTDLLIAAAKTGKCVSLKKGQFLSPESMQFAVEKVHDSGNQKTAIIERGNSFGYTDLVVDFRGIPTMRNYAPVILDVTHSLQQPNQSSGVTSGRPELIETIAKAGIAVGADGLFIETHPDPSCALSDGANMLRLDKLEELLQKLTRVREAIL, encoded by the coding sequence ATGATTCAGTATTTAGAAAATATCCACCACAAAGATTCGAAAAACTTTTTCCTCATTGCCGGTCCCTGCATTATTGAAGGCGAAGAAATGGCGCTAAATATCGCGGAGAAAATTGTGGAGATGACGAATAAATATCAAATTCCCTATATCTTTAAAGGAAGTTTTAAAAAAGCGAACAGAAGTAGAGTAGATTCCTTTACCACCATTGGCGAAGAAAAATCGCTGGAAATTCTTAGAAAAGTAGGAGAAACCTTTAATATTCCAACAACTACTGATATTCATGAAAATGATCATGCTGCCTTAGCTGCAAATTACGTTGATGTTTTACAAATTCCCGCATTTTTAGTGCGACAAACCGACTTATTAATTGCCGCTGCAAAAACGGGAAAATGCGTTAGTTTAAAAAAAGGACAATTTCTTTCTCCCGAATCGATGCAGTTTGCAGTGGAAAAAGTTCATGATTCTGGCAACCAGAAAACCGCCATTATTGAACGGGGAAATTCTTTTGGTTACACGGATTTGGTCGTTGATTTTCGTGGAATCCCGACGATGAGAAATTACGCACCCGTAATTTTAGATGTCACCCATTCTTTGCAACAACCCAATCAAAGTTCCGGCGTCACTAGTGGAAGGCCGGAATTGATTGAAACCATTGCAAAAGCAGGAATCGCCGTAGGAGCAGACGGACTTTTCATCGAAACACATCCTGACCCAAGCTGCGCACTATCTGATGGAGCCAACATGCTTCGATTGGATAAACTAGAAGAATTACTGCAGAAATTAACACGAGTAAGAGAAGCGATTTTGTAA
- a CDS encoding TonB-dependent receptor plug domain-containing protein, which yields MNILFVNAEKEVTIQEVVFQKKGKPKITDLTSIEISSKEAQQVASLSGGVEGLLKTLPSVNSNAELSSQYMVRGGNYDENLIYINDIEIYRPFLIRNSLQEGLSTINPDMVQSINFSAGGFEAKYGDKMSSSLNIYYRQPTKFEVSGEASLIGARLSTGFASKNKKLSALFSGRYRNTNLVLNTLNEDTDFNPQYMDLQSYINYKINDKWAVSFIGYWSKNDYEMIPKAKDVEFGTLQMPLKLTVFYNGKEDDKYKNMMGTASINFKPNKKWSINLDNFAYQNREREYYSIASGYLLQTFDPITGAPVTSYDVGGQIDHARNDLLVKTYGAQLKGKFSPDLNTDFEVGLKFEKEDLKDLTNEWQLVDSIGYSSPRDYTIPGTLDPSDLRLRYHISGQNHIQPTRMSGYAQYSKKFYWNENRVFVNAGVRASHWDFNDETIISPRAQIALKPDWDIDMLFKLSGGIYYQAPFYKEIKDVNGTFNPNIKSQRSIQLILGNDFEFKMADRPFKLTTEAYYKKMDHLIPYYLDNVRIRYSGENNAEGYAYGLDTRLFGEFVPGVDSWISASYARVYENINGKGDIPRPTDPRFRFSMFFQDYMPRFPSMRVNLTLLYANGLPSGTPITLDSNGKPDYEAPYRYQNTLPSYKRVDIGLSKVFIDQKDNKVNGGFWGNFKELILGVQIFNAFNINNTVANQWVNDVNSGYNFPVPVRLTGRFFNVKLEFKL from the coding sequence ATCAATATTTTGTTCGTTAATGCTGAAAAAGAGGTAACCATTCAGGAAGTGGTTTTTCAGAAAAAAGGGAAGCCAAAAATCACCGACTTAACATCGATTGAAATTTCCTCAAAAGAAGCACAGCAAGTTGCTTCACTTTCAGGCGGTGTTGAAGGGCTTTTGAAAACTTTACCCTCTGTAAATTCCAATGCAGAGCTTTCTTCCCAATATATGGTTCGCGGTGGTAATTATGATGAAAATCTGATTTACATTAATGATATTGAAATTTACCGTCCGTTTCTCATTCGTAATTCATTGCAGGAAGGTTTGAGTACTATCAATCCCGACATGGTTCAGTCTATCAATTTCTCCGCCGGTGGATTCGAAGCAAAATACGGCGATAAAATGTCTTCTTCTCTAAATATTTATTACCGTCAACCTACGAAATTTGAAGTTTCTGGAGAGGCCAGCTTAATCGGCGCCCGACTTTCTACAGGTTTTGCCTCAAAAAACAAAAAACTTTCTGCCTTATTTTCCGGACGGTACCGAAATACGAATTTGGTCTTAAACACGCTGAATGAAGACACAGACTTCAATCCGCAGTATATGGATTTGCAGTCTTATATCAATTATAAAATTAATGATAAATGGGCCGTTTCATTTATTGGATACTGGAGTAAAAACGATTATGAAATGATTCCAAAGGCAAAAGATGTGGAGTTTGGGACCTTACAAATGCCTTTAAAGCTAACCGTTTTCTATAACGGAAAAGAAGACGACAAGTATAAAAATATGATGGGAACAGCGTCCATCAACTTTAAACCGAATAAAAAATGGTCTATCAACTTAGATAATTTCGCCTATCAAAACCGGGAACGAGAATATTATTCCATAGCGTCCGGATATTTATTGCAGACATTTGACCCGATAACTGGCGCGCCGGTAACCTCTTATGATGTTGGCGGACAAATTGATCACGCGCGAAATGATCTGTTGGTGAAAACTTACGGAGCTCAATTGAAGGGAAAATTTTCACCTGATCTAAATACCGATTTCGAAGTCGGTTTAAAATTCGAAAAAGAAGATTTAAAAGATCTCACAAATGAGTGGCAATTGGTAGATTCAATCGGTTACAGCTCGCCGAGAGATTATACAATTCCCGGAACATTAGACCCTTCCGATCTTCGTTTGCGGTATCATATTTCAGGACAAAATCATATACAACCGACGAGAATGTCTGGTTATGCGCAATATTCAAAAAAGTTTTACTGGAATGAGAACCGTGTATTTGTGAACGCCGGAGTTCGTGCTTCACATTGGGATTTTAATGATGAAACAATTATTTCGCCACGTGCACAGATAGCCCTGAAACCTGATTGGGACATTGATATGTTGTTTAAACTTTCTGGTGGAATTTATTACCAGGCGCCTTTTTATAAAGAGATTAAAGATGTTAACGGCACCTTTAACCCGAATATAAAATCACAGCGTTCCATTCAACTTATTTTAGGTAATGATTTTGAATTTAAGATGGCTGATCGCCCCTTCAAGTTGACGACTGAAGCGTATTATAAAAAAATGGATCATTTAATTCCGTACTATTTAGACAATGTTAGAATACGATATTCAGGGGAAAATAATGCAGAAGGTTATGCTTACGGTTTAGATACCCGATTATTTGGAGAGTTTGTTCCCGGCGTGGATTCGTGGATTTCTGCAAGTTATGCGCGCGTTTATGAAAATATCAATGGAAAAGGAGATATTCCGAGACCCACAGATCCACGTTTTCGATTTTCTATGTTTTTTCAGGATTATATGCCGAGATTTCCCTCAATGCGCGTTAATTTAACATTACTTTACGCAAACGGATTGCCGTCTGGGACGCCAATAACGCTCGACTCAAATGGCAAACCAGATTACGAAGCACCTTATCGATACCAAAATACGTTGCCCTCGTACAAGAGAGTTGATATCGGTTTATCCAAAGTCTTCATCGACCAGAAAGACAATAAAGTAAATGGTGGTTTTTGGGGTAATTTTAAAGAATTAATTTTAGGTGTTCAGATTTTTAATGCCTTTAATATCAATAATACGGTAGCAAACCAGTGGGTAAATGATGTAAATTCTGGCTACAATTTTCCGGTTCCTGTGCGGTTGACAGGGAGGTTTTTTAATGTGAAGTTGGAGTTTAAACTTTAA
- a CDS encoding MliC family protein produces MNSKFLFPVLALSLTVASCTKENNTTVDSTSDSINITAQDSAMATLPEADSATISAPMTYISKDGKTTFSVEFDSTNGTAVVKNETDGKSYKMKQTESASGEKFVDEDGYYFTGHQGDFYFGKDDKDIVTGTRK; encoded by the coding sequence ATGAACAGCAAATTTTTATTTCCCGTGTTAGCACTTTCACTTACGGTAGCTTCATGCACGAAGGAAAATAACACAACGGTCGACTCCACAAGTGATAGCATTAATATTACTGCGCAAGATTCTGCGATGGCAACTTTGCCAGAAGCAGACAGTGCGACAATATCTGCACCAATGACTTATATTAGTAAAGATGGAAAAACAACTTTTTCAGTTGAATTCGATAGTACGAATGGAACGGCGGTTGTAAAAAATGAAACCGACGGAAAATCTTATAAAATGAAGCAAACCGAATCTGCAAGTGGCGAAAAATTTGTAGATGAAGATGGTTATTACTTCACGGGGCACCAAGGAGATTTCTATTTTGGAAAAGATGATAAAGATATCGTCACTGGAACAAGAAAATAA